One window from the genome of Moorena sp. SIOASIH encodes:
- a CDS encoding YkvA family protein, translating into MNNPIQSFYNWYRNTIRHSKYRWWIILGTLVYFLSPIDISPDFIPIIGQIDDIAVITLLVSELSQWLIDFAKARQSEKIANDSQDPEVKTVDVDSIGV; encoded by the coding sequence ATGAACAATCCAATTCAATCTTTTTACAACTGGTATCGCAACACTATCCGCCATTCCAAGTACCGCTGGTGGATCATCTTGGGGACCCTAGTTTACTTTCTTAGCCCCATTGATATTTCCCCAGACTTTATTCCCATCATTGGGCAAATTGATGATATTGCAGTTATAACCCTGCTGGTTTCGGAGCTGTCTCAGTGGCTAATTGACTTTGCCAAAGCCCGCCAAAGCGAAAAGATTGCCAATGACTCTCAAGACCCTGAAGTCAAG
- a CDS encoding MotA/TolQ/ExbB proton channel family protein — protein sequence MDIVELIGKGGIAMWPLLALSILTMGTIFERIWFWATIALREGIIVNRVLEAAAGSWHVARQIALESRRQPIGRYLYAPLRLNNPDPEVFRLALESAADDELAAMRRGDKLLEAVIALAPLLGLLGTVLGLINSLGSIRISDLGTASTDGVTQGIGESLISTATGLIVAIISLAFYRLFQAFWFNQVKVFRKAGSELELLYRQNWLQQEESS from the coding sequence GTGGATATTGTCGAACTTATTGGAAAAGGTGGGATCGCCATGTGGCCTCTGTTGGCTCTATCGATCCTAACTATGGGTACTATCTTTGAACGGATCTGGTTTTGGGCAACTATAGCGTTGAGGGAAGGCATAATTGTTAATCGTGTTCTAGAGGCAGCAGCTGGTAGCTGGCATGTTGCTAGACAGATTGCCCTAGAGTCACGCCGACAACCCATCGGTAGATATTTGTATGCTCCTTTACGACTGAATAATCCTGACCCAGAAGTATTCCGACTGGCTCTAGAGTCGGCTGCGGATGATGAATTAGCTGCTATGCGACGGGGGGACAAACTCCTGGAAGCTGTCATTGCTCTAGCACCACTTTTGGGATTACTCGGTACAGTGTTGGGCTTGATTAATTCATTGGGTTCCATTCGCATTAGTGACCTTGGAACAGCTTCCACCGATGGGGTGACTCAGGGGATTGGAGAATCACTGATTAGCACAGCTACAGGTTTGATTGTGGCGATTATCAGTCTGGCCTTCTATCGACTATTTCAGGCTTTTTGGTTTAACCAAGTTAAAGTGTTCCGCAAAGCCGGAAGCGAGTTGGAATTGCTTTATCGACAAAATTGGTTACAACAAGAAGAAAGCTCTTAG
- a CDS encoding biopolymer transporter ExbD: MNKKKDSASSPMAIRPLRLRMDSSPEEVRVEIVPLIDVIFCILTFFILAAVTLSRQQALSVDLPKASTAKPQGRQILMVSLNEFGQLYVEQEPVVTQEQFKKKLQAYRQTNPYGLMALYASKEASYNEVVQVLDVLRQVGGDRVALATLPGSSGQSIDFIPSLPSGTGVPKVNSPGKNSSDSINDILKFLPGSTNNK, encoded by the coding sequence ATGAATAAAAAAAAGGATTCAGCTAGTTCCCCGATGGCAATCCGTCCTCTAAGACTGCGAATGGATAGCTCGCCGGAAGAGGTTCGGGTTGAGATTGTTCCCCTGATTGATGTGATTTTTTGTATTCTGACCTTTTTCATTTTGGCAGCTGTTACCTTATCTCGCCAGCAAGCCCTGAGCGTGGATTTGCCTAAGGCAAGTACTGCTAAGCCTCAAGGACGGCAAATCTTAATGGTTAGCCTCAATGAGTTTGGTCAACTCTATGTTGAACAGGAGCCAGTGGTAACCCAAGAGCAGTTCAAAAAGAAACTGCAGGCATATCGTCAAACCAATCCTTATGGGTTGATGGCGCTTTATGCTTCCAAGGAGGCCAGTTACAACGAGGTCGTTCAGGTATTGGATGTGCTACGACAAGTGGGAGGCGATCGCGTAGCCCTAGCTACTCTACCGGGATCCTCAGGTCAATCCATTGACTTTATACCTTCCCTACCATCGGGAACAGGTGTCCCTAAGGTTAACTCCCCTGGAAAAAACTCCTCCGATTCGATTAATGACATATTAAAGTTCTTGCCTGGATCTACCAATAATAAATAA
- a CDS encoding aspartate kinase, with amino-acid sequence MALVVQKYGGTSVGSVERIQAVAQRILKTVQQDNSVVVVVSAMGKTTDGLVQLAKAISPNPCRREMDMLLSTGEQVSIALLSMALQELGQPAISLTGAQVGIVTEAKHSSARILQIETERLERSLNEGKVVVVAGFQGITSTDDLEITTLGRGGSDTSAVALAAALGASRCEIYTDVPGILTTDPRIVPDAQLMPEITADEMLELASLGAKVLHPRAVEIARNYGLTLVVLSSWSDEPGTRVISPSSPPRSLEGLEIARPVNTVEYDTDQAKIALLRVPDSPGVAARLFGEIAVQDLDVDLIIQSIHEQNTNDIAFTVNTAIINRAESVAEAIAPALRRQTTPDTQEAEVMVGRDIAKVSITGAGMIGRPGVAAQMFQALADAGVNIEMISTSEIKVSCVIDALECDRAIAALCNCFDINNTPIHLPIPPEAGDTDHSSEITHPPVRGVALDINQARLAIRQIPDRPGMAAKIFGTLAEHNISIDMIIQSQRCRIINGIATRDLAFTVPQAEAEMAQKALQQMAPVIGCSEILLDADIAKVSIVGAGMVGQPGIAAQMFAALGSEQINIQMIATSEIKISCVVAQDQGVRALQAIHKAFGLAGSQKIEVPA; translated from the coding sequence ATGGCGCTAGTTGTCCAAAAATACGGTGGTACCTCGGTGGGCTCTGTGGAACGCATACAAGCCGTTGCCCAGCGAATTCTCAAAACAGTCCAACAAGACAATTCCGTGGTAGTGGTGGTGTCCGCTATGGGTAAGACTACCGATGGTTTGGTACAACTAGCGAAAGCCATATCCCCTAATCCCTGTCGTCGGGAAATGGATATGCTACTATCCACCGGTGAGCAAGTATCCATTGCTCTATTATCCATGGCCCTACAGGAATTAGGGCAACCAGCTATTTCCCTAACTGGCGCTCAAGTGGGTATTGTAACAGAAGCTAAACACAGTAGCGCTAGGATTCTGCAAATCGAAACCGAGCGGCTGGAGCGGTCTTTGAACGAGGGGAAAGTTGTAGTAGTTGCTGGTTTCCAGGGCATCACCAGCACTGATGACTTAGAAATCACTACCCTAGGTCGGGGTGGCTCTGATACCTCAGCCGTAGCCCTAGCCGCAGCACTGGGGGCATCTCGGTGTGAGATTTATACCGATGTACCGGGGATTTTAACCACTGACCCCCGGATTGTACCGGATGCTCAACTGATGCCAGAAATTACCGCTGATGAAATGCTGGAATTAGCTAGCTTAGGGGCAAAAGTCCTCCATCCCCGTGCCGTGGAAATTGCGCGCAACTATGGCTTAACCTTAGTAGTACTATCCAGCTGGAGCGATGAGCCTGGCACTAGGGTAATTTCCCCAAGCTCTCCCCCCCGTTCCTTAGAGGGATTAGAAATTGCTCGACCAGTGAATACCGTAGAATATGACACCGACCAGGCAAAAATAGCCCTCTTACGAGTGCCAGATTCCCCTGGTGTAGCAGCACGGTTGTTTGGTGAAATTGCAGTTCAAGACCTAGATGTGGATTTGATTATCCAGTCAATTCACGAACAGAATACTAATGATATTGCTTTTACCGTTAATACCGCTATTATCAATCGAGCGGAATCAGTAGCCGAAGCCATTGCTCCCGCCCTGCGTCGCCAAACCACCCCCGATACCCAAGAAGCAGAAGTGATGGTAGGTAGGGATATTGCTAAAGTCTCGATCACTGGGGCAGGGATGATTGGACGTCCTGGGGTTGCAGCTCAGATGTTCCAGGCTTTAGCGGATGCCGGTGTCAACATCGAGATGATTTCCACCTCCGAAATCAAAGTCAGCTGTGTGATTGATGCCCTCGAATGCGATCGCGCGATCGCGGCCTTGTGTAACTGTTTCGATATCAACAATACCCCCATTCATCTACCCATTCCTCCTGAAGCAGGAGATACTGACCACTCAAGCGAGATCACCCACCCCCCCGTTCGAGGTGTAGCTCTAGACATCAACCAAGCCCGTCTAGCCATTCGGCAAATTCCCGATCGTCCAGGCATGGCAGCCAAGATATTTGGAACCTTGGCAGAGCACAATATTAGTATTGATATGATTATCCAGTCCCAACGCTGTCGAATCATTAATGGAATTGCCACCAGGGATCTTGCCTTCACAGTACCTCAAGCAGAAGCAGAAATGGCTCAGAAAGCCCTACAACAGATGGCACCAGTGATTGGGTGTAGTGAAATTCTCCTGGATGCCGATATTGCCAAAGTAAGTATTGTCGGTGCTGGCATGGTTGGACAACCAGGCATCGCAGCACAGATGTTTGCTGCCCTAGGTTCGGAACAAATCAATATTCAAATGATTGCCACCTCAGAAATTAAGATTAGCTGTGTTGTTGCCCAAGACCAAGGAGTGCGAGCATTGCAAGCTATCCATAAAGCCTTTGGTCTTGCTGGAAGCCAAAAAATAGAGGTTCCAGCTTAG
- a CDS encoding Uma2 family endonuclease, with protein MSTLTLDLQSINLTDEQFFQLCQDNDDLKFERNANGDLIIMSPTGGSTGNRNLEIGYQLQAWSRQNKLGIAFDSSTGFKLPNGADRSPDASWIPLQSWNSLTPQQQEKFLPLCPDFVIELRSPSDPLIAIRKKMEEYRDNGTRLGWLINRKERQVEIYRPGKEVEVLESPTSLSGEEVLPGFVLYLDLIW; from the coding sequence ATGAGCACTTTAACCCTTGATCTCCAATCAATTAACCTTACCGACGAGCAATTTTTCCAGCTTTGTCAAGACAACGACGATTTAAAATTTGAACGCAATGCTAATGGAGATTTAATTATTATGTCACCCACTGGCGGCAGCACAGGAAACCGTAATCTAGAAATAGGCTACCAACTTCAAGCCTGGAGTCGTCAAAACAAGTTGGGAATTGCTTTCGATTCCTCCACTGGTTTTAAACTCCCCAATGGTGCCGACCGTTCTCCCGATGCATCTTGGATACCATTACAAAGCTGGAATAGTTTAACTCCTCAACAACAAGAGAAATTTCTGCCCCTGTGTCCTGACTTTGTGATTGAATTACGTTCGCCCAGTGATCCCTTAATAGCAATTCGCAAAAAAATGGAAGAATACCGAGACAATGGCACTCGTTTAGGTTGGTTGATTAATCGTAAAGAGCGACAAGTGGAAATTTATCGACCAGGTAAAGAGGTTGAAGTTTTAGAGTCTCCCACTAGTTTATCGGGAGAAGAGGTTTTGCCTGGTTTTGTGCTGTATCTTGATCTAATTTGGTGA
- a CDS encoding Uma2 family endonuclease, protein MSKTMTSAVVPNTPPIPPTQYELPCDDGIPMETERHKLQMELLTDPLYPWLAQREDGYFGGNMFLYFSTEQIKNQDFRGPDVFVVLGVPKAERLSWVVWEEGKAPDVIIELISDSTANTDKTTKKVVYQDQVRVPEYFWYDPFNPEDFAGFRLHNGVYQPLTEDEQGRLISERLGLALVRWQGVYKNNVDTTWLRWATLEGIVLPTAEEIAAQAQQEAIQAQQQATQAQQQATQAQQQATQAQQQATQAQQEAAQAQQQATQAQQRAEQLAARLRAMGVDPDQV, encoded by the coding sequence ATGTCTAAAACTATGACCTCTGCTGTTGTGCCTAATACTCCTCCTATACCGCCAACTCAATATGAACTTCCTTGTGATGACGGTATTCCTATGGAAACGGAACGACATAAACTTCAGATGGAATTGCTGACTGACCCGTTATACCCTTGGTTAGCCCAGCGGGAGGATGGCTATTTTGGGGGTAATATGTTTCTTTATTTCAGTACAGAACAAATTAAGAATCAAGACTTCCGAGGTCCGGATGTATTTGTAGTGCTTGGAGTTCCCAAAGCCGAACGACTCAGTTGGGTAGTTTGGGAAGAAGGTAAAGCACCTGATGTGATTATTGAGCTAATTTCTGACAGTACAGCTAACACGGATAAAACTACTAAAAAAGTAGTTTATCAAGACCAAGTCAGAGTACCAGAATATTTTTGGTACGATCCGTTTAATCCAGAGGATTTTGCCGGATTTAGGTTGCACAATGGCGTCTATCAGCCTTTAACTGAAGATGAACAAGGACGACTAATTAGCGAAAGATTAGGATTAGCCTTAGTCCGTTGGCAAGGGGTCTATAAAAATAATGTCGATACGACTTGGTTACGTTGGGCTACTTTAGAAGGAATTGTGCTACCTACTGCTGAAGAAATAGCAGCCCAAGCTCAACAAGAAGCTATCCAAGCTCAACAACAAGCTACCCAAGCTCAACAACAAGCTACCCAAGCTCAACAACAAGCTACCCAAGCTCAACAACAAGCTACCCAAGCTCAACAAGAAGCAGCTCAAGCTCAACAACAAGCCACCCAAGCTCAACAACGAGCTGAGCAACTGGCTGCTCGTTTACGAGCTATGGGAGTCGATCCTGATCAAGTTTGA
- a CDS encoding Uma2 family endonuclease yields the protein MVQQLQPTTDDSFYPESDGKPLADNTLQFELITTIKSGLDLRFKDDPNVFVAGDLLWYPVEGQPKINQAPDVMVVIGRPKGHRRSYKTWVEDNINPQVVFEIASHTNTIKELEDDKLKFYHNHELEEYYLYDPNRTTLKGWLRSSEKLEAIPQMLGWVSPRLGITFELVESELVLYYPNGERFASYLEIVELKEQAIELKQQAEKALEQERSRMKALLEQLRAKGIDPEDFDL from the coding sequence ATGGTTCAACAGCTACAGCCAACTACTGATGATAGTTTTTATCCCGAAAGTGACGGCAAACCTTTGGCGGACAATACCCTTCAATTTGAACTAATTACTACCATTAAGTCTGGCCTAGACCTTAGATTTAAAGATGACCCCAATGTGTTTGTAGCAGGGGATTTGTTGTGGTATCCAGTAGAAGGACAACCAAAAATTAACCAAGCACCCGATGTGATGGTGGTGATTGGTAGACCGAAAGGGCATCGGCGTTCTTACAAAACCTGGGTTGAAGATAACATTAATCCCCAGGTAGTTTTTGAAATAGCGTCACACACAAACACTATCAAAGAATTAGAAGATGATAAACTCAAGTTTTACCATAACCATGAGCTAGAAGAGTACTATCTCTATGATCCAAATCGGACAACACTAAAAGGCTGGTTGCGTTCATCAGAAAAGTTAGAAGCTATCCCCCAGATGCTTGGTTGGGTTAGTCCCCGTTTAGGAATTACCTTTGAGTTAGTAGAGTCGGAATTGGTACTGTATTATCCTAATGGTGAGCGCTTTGCGAGCTATTTGGAAATTGTTGAACTCAAAGAGCAAGCTATTGAACTGAAACAGCAAGCGGAGAAAGCTTTAGAGCAAGAAAGAAGTCGTATGAAAGCCTTGCTGGAACAATTAAGAGCGAAAGGGATAGATCCAGAGGATTTTGATCTTTGA
- a CDS encoding enoyl-CoA hydratase/isomerase family protein, with the protein MNYEGFTTFNAEVNDGVLTVTFDYPPVNVQGLPMLADLNMLAQKLEADRDIKVVVFQSAHPEIFVCHADTNFLKDMSGKAVSRDEVKLLDLQVVLERISKLPQATIAKIEGFARGGGHEFALACDMRFAARGKARFMQMEVGMGILPCGGGASRMARQVGLGRALEIVLGARDFDADEAERVGTINRALDPEEIGPFVEDLAKRIALWPSESINATKQAVYESIDVSIEEALRAEAYWLYQATSQTPALKRFKWADEQGAQFDMDNQRSWPDMLVKVQDVKE; encoded by the coding sequence ATGAACTATGAAGGGTTTACAACATTTAACGCTGAAGTTAATGATGGGGTTCTCACTGTTACGTTTGATTATCCACCTGTGAATGTTCAGGGGCTGCCAATGCTTGCTGACCTGAATATGTTAGCTCAGAAATTGGAAGCTGACAGGGATATTAAAGTTGTGGTTTTCCAATCAGCGCATCCTGAGATTTTCGTCTGCCATGCTGATACTAATTTCCTGAAGGATATGTCAGGCAAAGCCGTTTCACGGGACGAGGTGAAGTTGTTAGATCTACAGGTAGTGCTAGAGCGAATTAGCAAACTGCCTCAGGCGACCATTGCCAAAATCGAAGGCTTTGCCAGAGGTGGAGGCCATGAGTTTGCCCTTGCTTGCGATATGCGTTTCGCAGCTCGCGGTAAAGCTAGATTCATGCAGATGGAAGTTGGTATGGGCATCCTACCTTGCGGTGGTGGTGCATCCCGTATGGCGCGCCAAGTCGGTCTTGGTCGTGCCCTTGAGATTGTTTTGGGTGCCCGTGATTTTGATGCTGATGAAGCGGAAAGGGTTGGTACGATCAACCGTGCCTTGGATCCCGAAGAGATCGGACCTTTTGTTGAAGATCTTGCAAAACGTATTGCCCTTTGGCCGTCCGAGTCGATCAATGCGACTAAACAGGCTGTTTATGAGTCTATCGATGTGTCAATTGAAGAAGCGCTCAGGGCTGAAGCTTATTGGTTATATCAGGCAACCAGCCAAACTCCAGCTCTTAAACGCTTCAAGTGGGCAGATGAACAAGGTGCACAGTTTGATATGGATAATCAGCGCTCCTGGCCGGATATGCTGGTCAAAGTTCAGGACGTAAAAGAATAA